From a single Triplophysa rosa linkage group LG1, Trosa_1v2, whole genome shotgun sequence genomic region:
- the LOC130560221 gene encoding RNA-binding protein 4.1-like — protein sequence MVKIFVGNLSPNTTADDVRSLFSQYGKICECVIVKNFGFVHMDDKAEADEAIRNLHHYVLNGLAMNVELSKGKHKTSTKLHVGNISSSCTNQELRAKFEEYGPVVECDIVKEYAFVHMERVEDAMEAIGGLDNTGFQGKLMSVKLSTSRLRTAPGMGERTGCYRCGQEGHWSKECPMDQNGSYREGSGSEGYVPHRFGEGGDRGGRGFHRGFSGEQGYSGSFVPSHGFTRGAGYGVPGYGRGAGFESAMNYGLPAGYGIGADNSMAPAYGSEAAYGSSGMGYGGALPAYPIRRPPFEERDPYGVVDFYEKYRARPYGISYFEDRHAVPPPVPPPPSSSAIARPSSNLDPYERRPLPPPPTPASSYYVRDRSPIRRVPLEVEGYAYERTHISPSHPSSSVYDVPRDPYAEQARYAY from the exons ATGGTGAAAATCTTCGTTGGGAACCTCTCGCCGAACACTACAGCGGATGATGTTCGCTCGCTCTTTTCTCAGTATGGTAAGATCTGCGAGTGTGTCATAGTGAAAAACTTTGGCTTTGTGCACATGGATGACAAAGCGGAGGCGGATGAAGCTATCCGAAACCTTCACCATTACGTGCTTAACGGTTTGGCAATGAACGTGGAGCTGAGCAAAGGGAAACACAAGACGTCCACAAAGCTTCACGTGGGGAACATCAGCAGTAGCTGCACCAACCAAGAACTCAGGGCCAAGTTTGAGGAGTATGGCCCAGTGGTGGAGTGTGACATAGTCAAAgaatatgcttttgttcataTGGAGCGGGTGGAAGACGCCATGGAGGCCATCGGTGGCTTGGACAACACAGGCTTCCAAG GCAAACTGATGAGCGTGAAGCTTTCGACTAGCCGCCTGCGTACCGCGCCGGGAATGGGAGAGAGAACGGGTTGTTATCGGTGCGGGCAGGAAGGCCACTGGTCCAAAGAATGCCCAATGGACCAGAACGGCTCCTACCGAGAGGGCTCAGGCTCGGAAGGATATGTGCCCCACCGGTTTGGTGAGGGTGGCGATCGTGGCGGCCGGGGTTTTCATCGCGGCTTCAGTGGCGAGCAAGGCTACAGTGGCAGCTTTGTACCTTCACATGGCTTCACCAGGGGAGCAGGGTATGGTGTCCCTGGGTATGGAAGGGGCGCGGGTTTTGAGAGCGCAATGAATTACGGTTTGCCAGCGGGTTACGGCATTGGCGCGGATAATAGCATGGCCCCGGCGTACGGCAGCGAAGCGGCGTATGGGAGCAGTGGCATGGGCTACGGTGGTGCGTTGCCTGCGTACCCAATACGGCGACCGCCCTTTGAGGAAAGAGATCCGTATGGGGTGGTGGACTTCTACGAGAAGTATCGGGCACGTCCGTACGGAATCAGTTATTTCGAAGATAGACACGCGGTTCCACCTCCAGTCCCTCCTCCCCCGTCTTCCTCTGCGATCGCGAGACCGTCTTCTAACCTCGACCCATACGAGAGGCGTCCCCTTCCCCCTCCTCCAACTCCCGCCTCTTCATACTATGTCCGCGACCGAAGCCCAATCCGGCGAGTTCCCCTAGAGGTGGAGGGATACGCGTACGAGCGAACGCACATCTCCCCTTCGCATCCCAGCAGTTCTGTGTACGACGTACCGCGGGATCCATATGCCGAGCAGGCTCGCTATGCTTACTAA